The Sebastes umbrosus isolate fSebUmb1 chromosome 4, fSebUmb1.pri, whole genome shotgun sequence genomic sequence ATATATCcagatataggtaatttcatatctccatattgatatatatcacgatataggtcatttcatatctccatatcgatatatatcacaatataggtcatttcatatctccataACTATTAATATATCAGATATAGATCATTTCATATCGccataacaataaatatatcagatataggtcatttcatatctccataTCGATATTtatcacgatataggtaatttcatatcgaTATATATCcagatataggtaatttcatatctccatattgatatatatcacgatataggtcatttcatatctccatatcgatatatatcacaatataggtcatttcatatctccataACTATTAATATATCAGATATAGATCATTTCATATCGccataacaataaatatatcagatataggtcatttcatatctccataTCGATATTtatcacgatataggtaatttcatatcgaTATATATCcagatataggtcatttcatatctccatattgatatatatcgcgatataggtcatttcatatctccataactataaatatatcagatataggtcatttcatatctccataacaataaatatatcagatataggtaatttcatagcTACATATCGATAtttatcacgatataggtcatttcatatcgaTATATTTCcagatataggtcatttcatatctccatatcgatatatatcacgatatgtcatttcatatctccataactataaatatatcagatataggtcatttcatatctccataacaataaatatatcagatataggtaatttcatatctccataATGATATATATCCAGATAtaagtcatttcatatctccataacgatatatatccagatataggtaatttcatatctccataATGATATATATCCAGATAtaagtcatttcatatctccataacgatatatatcCAGATATAGGTAAATTCATATCTCCATAATGATTTATATCcagatataggtaatttcatatctccataACGATTTATATCcagatataggtaatttcatatctccataTCGATATATATCCAGTTATTGGTCATTCCATATCGATATATATCCAGATGTCTGAAAATTGGACATAAAAGtgttaagtgaaattatagtgattttcttttttaatatagGCCTTGCCTATATCACGATAGAAACACTatagaaaaatacatacaattcatattgttttgacgatatatatcgtcatattgcccagtccTAACTCAAATAAAAGTCacgtttacttaagtaaaagtacaaaagcattAGAATCCAGACTACTTAAAGTAGACTACATAAAGCAAAAGTAATCATTATGCAGAATTgcccatttcaaaataatatatatcgTATCATAAattttgatgcatttatgtgtgcatctctttaatgttgtagctgttaaaggtggagctaattttaactactttatatactgctgggttgcttaacctataataatacaccataatctgaatctgcaaagtaactacagGTCTGATAAATGTAGTGGCGTAAAAAATGCAATACTTTTGTCAGAAATGTAGTAAAATAGAAGTAAATCCTGAAATCCATTAAAATTGTACTGCTATTTCCACTTGCCATATgtctttatttacatatttaatcaaTGTTTAGACTGATGGAATAAATGTTTTGGAACAATGTAGTAGTCCTTGGTTAGTCTGAGGTGTTTTATAGGTTGTACATGTCACTGTATAATACATGCACTTGTCAAATTCAGACAACGTGTTggtatttaaaatatgtttactATTAAGGAGTATAAactagaaatactcaagtaaagtacaattacctcaaaattgtactcaagtacacCGCATCTTTTCAAACATGCACTTCTCATGATAAATGATTTGATCTTGCAGCAACAGAGACTCTCTAATCTCTATTTTGTAGCCAGGTTGTCATTTTAATGTCAGTGTGCAGGGAGTGTAaagatttattgtttattgagaAGTTTCCTGTTGACAAATAGCAGACCAATACACCTGAGACAGTTTGACACATTACAGCACCTACACTTACCTCCTTAAACATTAATACTGTATAGAAATGCTCACTGTAATCCTATTGATGAATGATATCAGTGCAAATATGGAGTAAATTATCTATCAccattagaaaataaatattaaaatcatattacagataaaaaaaaagtttttaaacaGATTTTGCAACTGTGAAAGCTAATGAGGTACGAACGTTAAAGGATTGGGTTGGTGATACTCTATATTCTATTATAATTAAAAGACAAgcagccaaagcctgatataacTTATTCATCTGtgccattaaaacacattaatgagCCACATGACATGTTCCCTCAATGAACGTGAGCATTGTAGCTACAGTAGCCAGTTTGGCACagagaaactcggattacaacacacacagagggagagtgacttcattctctgctcaggtagacattactcccctatagctttacatagcaaatagttgtttgctgctatattagtgctctggatatcgaataTAGTGCCTTTTAATCCAATATTCaccctcttttagctctgttgtTGTCTCTACCAATTCCCGAGGTAAATGTCTATGAACTGTGTTCActagctagtcgctaactgtgtctTTCTGCTGTTTTAGATACAgactgaaatgaaaatgtaaaatatcacCAGCCTCATCCTGTACACGGATGGGTGTCTGAGAAGAATTTACTACGGCCTAAACAAAATTACATAACGGTATAAAATCGCTGCAGGATAGTCGACCAAAAACAATCTCTAagtccaacacagtggctgtTTTTTTAATCGACCACCagtcccttcttcttcttcttcttcttcctcttcactcTGCCTTCTTCTCCTCGACATCAGGTTCACGCAGTGCGGCCCGTACGCTGCTCCACACCTCCGTGTACAGCAGCGTGCCCAGGAAGACCACCGCCGTGCCCACCCAGTGCCACACAGTGAAGGGGTTTTGGAAGTACATGATGGAGATGATGAGGCTGAGGAACTTTCTCAGGGTCACCACCAGGGTGACGGTCAGCGAGGCGCACTCGGTGGTCAGAATGAACACACCGCGGATGCAaacatatctgaaaaaaaatggttaaagtCTGTAACAAGagtgtgagaaaaaaacaaaaataactgcCATTTAAATTAAACTTTAATTCCTCGACCGCTAGTGATATCAGTAGTTTTGtcggtttgtctgtttgttagcAGCATATTTGCAGGTATGTTGATTTCTTCACATAAATCTAACTAcaaagcgaggaatctctgtctttctgtacgtccttcacatactgtatctcaaGAATCGTTCATCCGAACGACTTTACACTTTAAATTGTCTAACCAAAATATGCATgctttattcagtttattagcGTTTAATGTTGTGTTAACATATGCAGAACTACAAGAACTTTGATTTAAAATTAGCAAAGTATCTGATCAGAGAATAGTAAATGGGATTGATGCAATGCTTCTGTGACGTCGCCGATGTGTCTCGCACTTAAGAATCTGAATTCAACACCAACTTTTGATGCTCGGCccttcagacaaaaaaaacaaccatttgGAGCAAAAAAAAGTGACGCTGTTTGATCACCAGCCCTAATTTTTGACTCCTTACTGTAAATTGAAGCAGCGTGTCTACTTGCAACCTATCGTCACAGGTTGGATGTGTCTATTGTGCCAGTTGAGAGTAGATGTCCAAAGAAGCAAAACAATACTGTATTTCACAAAAAGAAAGCACTGATAAGAGGATGAAATTAcatttgtgtgttgtttttctatCCTTTTGTAACCTCTTGTTGAGGTTGGGCACCAACATAATAACTATAGAAACCAGTGAGGTTAACTTGACAGGATACTGTGTGATGACGTTGATCAGCAGGTAGAGCCACATTATCGGCATAGTCAGTCCAACCACAGGAACAACTGTAGgagctgagagagaggagagatttaTTCACATCTGTGAGTAAAGATACAAAATGTAAGCTTTCCTGAATGAATCCTGATGGCACTCACTGCTCTGACTGAAGTAGACACCGTGGTTGTAGATGTCTGTGGAGAGAAGCAGGAAGCCCGGCAGAGGCAGGCAGTGCTATAaagggacaaaaaaacaatattattcCCAAGAGAGAATATTTCCCAACAGCTCAAATGAAGCTTGAATCTCCCCTGAAGCTGTTTGGATCTTTTGGGAGTGTCCTGCAAGTCGGAACAGAGAGAAAGCTCACATTGTAGAATAGGGCTTCCTTGGAGTGTTTTTTTCCGTACTGCTTGTACAACGTCTCCTGGAAGATGCCCATCCTCGCAGACATCAGCAGAGCAAACGTCAACATGGCGATACCTGAATGGACAGAAATCAACAACGCTTAGTGTTAAATCTATGTGAATATCTCTCTAGTTATCTATCTATCATAGAAAGAGGTGAAATATTCAGCTGTTTAATGAATTATCTAGTCATTTATTATGCAATAATGACAAAAATGATCTTTAGCTTagctgcttttctctctttcattttgGAAAGAGTCATTTTGGACTGCTGAAAATCAAGCAATTTGAGGCCGTCACTGTAGGAAcgatttatttgttgttttactaatattttttttcgtAGTATTTTGATTCCTTTTGTTCATGAATTGGGTAACACTGAGGGCCCCCGCGGTTatataggtaggtaggcaggtaggaccagcatgcacctgggtggGCTTCTGTTTCTTTACCAGAACAAGAGAGTCAGCgacatccatgttttctttGAGCTTCGtttgcttcttttctttatgtatttataatcagaaacacatacattttgcatggaCAATGGACTCTTTTCCCTGCGTAAACCACATACCCATGGTGCATCAGTGGCCCTTTGATTTAAGTTTGATTGCGATTTTTGCAATAAATGGCCACTAGAGTCACATTGAACTGTGGAAAATTTTGATGGGCATATTCAcaattttctggcattttataaaCTAAGTGATGaacagattaataataataaaaaaaaccttgcTCAAactataatgaaaacaaaagaaatgccGATTTAAAAAAGTGTTTGGTACCCTAAACTCACCTATAAGCCAGTGCACGAAGGCATGAAAGCCTTTCTCTTCTGATCCCTCATTGGCCACATtctgcagaaacaaaatgacaaaatgcaTAACAAAATATTACAGGTCAAGACTGAGTATTCATAGAGAGAGTTAGTCTTGGATTAAAGAAATTACTGCATAGAAATACTAGAATAATGCAACATGTTCTGCCGAGGACTCACCACTTGTTTGGCAGACATGATGGTGCAGATGAAGATACCAGCTGAGATTAAAGCTATAGACAGatatttactaaatgaatacCTGCAGGGGGAGAAGAAGGTCAGACACCAATATCTACAATCAAACTGCATATTGACGCTTTTAAACCTGCAGACATTTTTCATCTATACAAGTAGAGTTtttccgataccagtatcggaaatgtgtccgatactgcccaaaattcggtatcAGCGAGTACGCCAGTATATgcaccaatccgataccagaatttattaacccagaaaaaaatcaactagtTTATCAATTCTTCTACGCTGCTACAAAACAGCAGCCCTCACTgtgccctggatgtatcatgccTGCCACTGGCAaatactgttttagagcagtgaagaagaactgactgcaggtagtttgtcacgtgacgatagcaaacaataACCatgcggtgctagtggagagtataaaggtagtcagagcgaggaaaatgtcagcaatttggcaatattttacagtggaaaatccaacaagtaaaactgtatgtatttgttcatgttttacaggGTTTAACCTGAACCAGGCCATAAAACAAAGATAGTAATGacatcacatccatacatggtcagaagtaaacagctgtttgctactactattactactactaatgataataacaatatatattattaatataatgtatattttttaatcatgctGCTATCGGATCAGTACCTGGTATCGGCGATaccacaagttcaggtatcaaAATCGGCATCGGAAAGGAAAAAATGATATCGTAACATCTCTACATTCAAGCTCTGAAGTATTATTGTTGTCAGAGGAAATACCTTTTCTTCAGGATGATTATTCCCAGGATCATGTTTGCGATTAATGATCCCTGCAGAGAAACAAGACAGAGATCAGCTTGAGGTGGAGGTGACGGATGGAGGTGAGGgtataaaagggaaaattcaaAACTGAAGGTGAAAAGCAGACAAACAACAGGTCTTACCGATCTGAAGATCATGTGTAACGGCATGGCGATGTTGAAGTTGAGAGCGTAGTTGTTGATCACACTGACTGTGAAGAACATGGTCACCATGATCACATagttactggaaaaaaaagggaacgTAACAGGTTTGTTTTAGCATCTGTTCTTTATCTTTACCTGCAACAGGAAGATCAAACCCCGTTGATGAGGCTTTACCTTAGAGGGATCGCTGGCTTCTTCCTCCCAAAGTTTGTTTCAAAGATGAATCCTTCTAATGCGATGAAAACAAACTGAGCGAAGGTGACGATGTTTCCACATCCTGGAAACTGTCTGAAggacaaaacaacagaaaatataCAGACTTAAAGATGTTTAGCTTTAAATGATGAAGTTGCAAAACACGGACCATTATAAAACAGGCCAAGACaagatgtttatatttatattacatgGGATCATTTGAACATTTATTGATATTGTTGATCGTGTTGTTATTGATTTGGTTGttcatttacttcacaacaagtagTTGCCGgcacttaccatcaatctcagcgTATTTTTACTGATGTGGCCCTGAtctttatttcatatattttcttAGACCTCTTTGAGTTGAATGGAGACCAACGCACTCCTAATGAATAATCcatattttttaatacattcatccacttacttttatttatatttaactgTGTTTAAGTAACTCCAGTGCAGACCTCCTTTGTGCCCTGCAGAAGCTAATGAGGATCcagtaaataaacaaataataaaataaccagTGCTCTCATTTGTACTTTGAAAAAACTACATGTACATTATTATGCTAGTTACATGAGTACCTCAATAGTTTCCACCTCTGGTACTGCATCACTCCACAGTAACTACACTTCATATGTGACAATTCATTTGAGAAACTGTTTATTGGTTCAATAACCACACATTAAATACCTTATAGTTATTTTTACTGATGTGGTCCTGAtctttatttcatatattttcttAGACCTCTTTGAGTTGAATAATCCCTATTTTTTAATACATTCATCCACATACTTAAACACagctaaatataaataaaagtaacTCCAGTGCAGACCTCCTGTTGTGCCCTGCAGAAGCTAATGTGGAACAAACTTCCAGATGAGATCAAAGATGCATCATAGACTCAGGACCAAACTGTTCTCAGACGCTTTttattaattgatcaaatgctgcactttactgtcttttgattgtttttattatccttttaatttttttcttttaacttatacttttatattcttttatttgtttttatcttatgcactttgtgctcttttatcttgcttttatatatgtaaagcactttgaattgccattgtgtatgaaatgtgctatataaataaacttgccttgcctaatgaggatgtattaaaataaacaaataatcaaataaCCAGTGTCCTCATTTGTACTTTGATTGAACTACATgtacattataatgcattactaTCACATGAGTACATCAATAGTCACTTTTCCACCTCTGGTAATGCATCACTCCACAGTAACTACACTTCATATGTGGATACATATGATAAGTTACTGCTGTGAAAACTTGAATGCAGTGAAGTCGACAGGAGTTCATTAACAACCTAAGTTAGTCACTGACCTTACAAGCAGCTCCAGAGACACCACATTGCTGCAGcatccaacaaacaccagaacCATAGCAGAACCAGGACCCATGGTGGTTTCACTGGTGGTGACAACAACTCTGTAGAAAATGTGTCACTTAATAACGCGTTGCTCTGATCGGTGCATATCTGCAAATAAGCAGGAGATCTTCTGCCTCAACACAAACTCATCTGAACACGTCTGAATCTGAGATTGAGGTACACTTCCGTACCGCGGGGGCTCATGGGAGTTGCAGTTCCTTCCTGATATAACGGGTAAAAAGGTACGCAGTGTCGCTAATGTTCTCTGTAGTTATGGCAATATtacacattaaatatatatgttgTCTGGCGGCAATAGTAGGTGTAAATATGAGTGAAATATGCGAAAAACAACGTAAATTAATGAGTTAACGGCGCAATGACTGCGCAGTCGTGACGCACAGGAACGTTCACGAACGCGCATGCGCAGATTAGTAGCGTGTTTAAACTTGTGAGGAGCTGTCACTCTGCTGGAATCTCTGGGTACCAGAAAAACCAAACAGACCACAAAATAGCTCTACACTGCTTCCTTTGGACCACACCTACACTAATATACTATgtcaagataagataagagataagataagatattcttttattagtcccacagtggggaaatttgcagtgtacagcagcaaaggggatagtgcaaaaaacaagatgcatcagctaacacagtaaaaaaagagcttaacaaag encodes the following:
- the slc35b4 gene encoding UDP-xylose and UDP-N-acetylglucosamine transporter, with protein sequence MGPGSAMVLVFVGCCSNVVSLELLVRQFPGCGNIVTFAQFVFIALEGFIFETNFGRKKPAIPLSNYVIMVTMFFTVSVINNYALNFNIAMPLHMIFRSGSLIANMILGIIILKKRYSFSKYLSIALISAGIFICTIMSAKQVNVANEGSEEKGFHAFVHWLIGIAMLTFALLMSARMGIFQETLYKQYGKKHSKEALFYNHCLPLPGFLLLSTDIYNHGVYFSQSTPTVVPVVGLTMPIMWLYLLINVITQYVCIRGVFILTTECASLTVTLVVTLRKFLSLIISIMYFQNPFTVWHWVGTAVVFLGTLLYTEVWSSVRAALREPDVEEKKAE